Proteins encoded by one window of Filimonas effusa:
- a CDS encoding YebC/PmpR family DNA-binding transcriptional regulator gives MGRIFEVRKATMFARWDRMAKQFTRIGKEIVIAVKAGGPDPATNPALRRCAQNAKSVGMPKDRVEAAIKRALGKDTTNYEEILYEGYAPHGVALVVETATDNHVRTVANVKAAFNKGGGSLGNSGSVSFQFKKMGVFKLKPEGVNPEELELELIDAGLEELGESTDDKGEEIIVLRCAFVDFGSLQKALEEKGITPLSAETEWIPTTTVPVNDEQAEEVSKLIERLEQDEDVNKVFHNMG, from the coding sequence ATGGGTCGCATATTTGAAGTAAGAAAAGCCACGATGTTTGCCCGCTGGGACAGGATGGCCAAGCAATTTACCCGCATAGGAAAGGAGATTGTTATTGCCGTGAAAGCAGGTGGCCCCGATCCTGCCACAAACCCCGCCTTACGCCGTTGTGCACAGAACGCCAAAAGCGTTGGCATGCCTAAAGACCGCGTAGAAGCTGCTATCAAAAGAGCACTTGGCAAAGACACCACCAACTACGAAGAGATCTTATACGAAGGATATGCGCCTCACGGTGTAGCCCTGGTAGTAGAGACAGCTACCGACAACCATGTTCGTACCGTAGCCAACGTAAAAGCAGCTTTTAACAAGGGCGGCGGATCACTCGGCAACAGTGGCAGCGTAAGCTTCCAGTTCAAAAAAATGGGTGTTTTCAAACTGAAACCTGAAGGTGTTAATCCTGAAGAGCTTGAACTTGAACTTATCGATGCCGGCCTTGAAGAACTGGGCGAAAGCACCGATGATAAAGGCGAAGAAATAATAGTGTTACGTTGTGCTTTTGTTGATTTTGGCAGCCTTCAGAAAGCACTTGAAGAAAAAGGTATCACACCGCTCAGTGCTGAAACAGAATGGATCCCTACTACTACAGTGCCTGTGAACGATGAACAAGCCGAAGAAGTAAGTAAGCTCATTGAACGCCTGGAACAAGACGAAGACGTTAACAAGGTATTCCACAACATGGGATAA
- a CDS encoding GDSL-type esterase/lipase family protein, with amino-acid sequence MRKWLQAGIVLMALHTGAIAQQKDEIDSSYANGYYMERMRFFSRLQPSTTNLVAFVGNSITEAGPWQEVLPGVNVINRGISGDNSWGVLARIDSVLVLKPAKIFLMIGVNDLKRGTPVEYIARNYERIVTRIRQQQPQTRIFLQSVLPVAEQGLAAIYQKISNKRVSILNDSLRQVAVRYNCEYVDLNREVFSDANGQLKKELTTDNLHLKHAGYLEWAAYLTNKGLVGSTPAAKTNQIDSSYNNTYYQGRMELFNSLPVVKNGILLLGNSITERGPWWELLPGETVLNRGIGGDNTFGVLARLEGVAKAEPRKLFLLIGINDLSRGLPIPVILNNYRRILTYLRQNTPRTKIYVQSVLPLNEAVTQPAYLKNKKDSILTLNKGIQQIAAEFGLTYLNLHPLFADKNGDLKKELTADGIHLRPPAYVIWVDYLRKNKYL; translated from the coding sequence ATGAGAAAATGGTTACAGGCTGGAATAGTATTGATGGCCTTACACACAGGCGCAATAGCGCAGCAAAAAGATGAAATAGACAGCAGTTATGCCAATGGTTACTATATGGAAAGGATGCGCTTCTTTAGCCGGCTGCAGCCATCCACAACGAACCTGGTAGCATTTGTTGGCAACAGCATTACAGAAGCAGGCCCATGGCAGGAAGTGCTGCCAGGTGTAAATGTAATAAACCGCGGTATCAGCGGAGATAATTCATGGGGCGTGCTCGCCCGAATTGACTCAGTATTGGTTTTAAAGCCCGCAAAGATCTTCCTGATGATTGGCGTCAACGATTTAAAGCGCGGTACGCCTGTTGAATATATAGCACGCAACTATGAGCGAATTGTAACACGTATCCGGCAGCAACAGCCACAAACCAGGATCTTCCTGCAATCCGTACTGCCGGTGGCTGAGCAGGGCCTTGCCGCCATTTACCAGAAGATCAGCAATAAACGCGTCAGCATATTGAACGATAGCCTGAGACAGGTGGCAGTGCGTTATAACTGTGAATATGTCGACCTGAACCGTGAGGTCTTTTCAGACGCTAATGGGCAGCTGAAAAAGGAATTGACGACGGATAACTTGCACTTGAAACATGCTGGCTACCTCGAATGGGCAGCTTATTTAACAAATAAAGGTCTCGTTGGCAGCACTCCTGCTGCCAAAACCAACCAGATCGACAGCAGTTATAACAACACTTATTACCAGGGCCGGATGGAACTGTTCAATAGCCTTCCTGTGGTAAAGAATGGTATCCTCTTGCTGGGAAACAGCATCACCGAGCGTGGCCCCTGGTGGGAGCTGCTGCCTGGTGAAACGGTCCTCAATCGTGGCATCGGGGGCGACAATACTTTTGGCGTACTGGCAAGACTCGAAGGTGTCGCCAAAGCAGAACCCCGCAAACTGTTTTTACTGATAGGCATTAACGATCTGAGCAGGGGACTTCCCATTCCCGTGATCTTGAATAACTACCGCCGTATCTTAACATATCTGCGGCAGAACACTCCCCGCACAAAGATCTATGTTCAAAGTGTATTGCCTTTGAACGAAGCTGTAACCCAGCCCGCCTATCTTAAAAATAAAAAGGATAGTATTCTTACGCTTAACAAGGGTATTCAGCAGATAGCAGCAGAATTTGGACTAACTTATTTGAACCTGCACCCACTGTTTGCCGATAAAAACGGTGATCTCAAAAAAGAGCTGACAGCAGACGGTATTCATTTGAGGCCGCCAGCGTATGTGATTTGGGTAGATTATCTCAGGAAAAATAAATACTTATAA
- a CDS encoding DUF3858 domain-containing protein produces MNTRILPVLLALLFAATGFAQKNRPKFKFGDVKASDFTPTYYSVDSTADAVVLFESGSTQFVGNNKGDISVEFTCHVRTRLLKKNSFDVATVAFSLYVDGRLPQQLEKLEAATYNLEDGKVVVTKLDKGSIFKEKSEGYQTSKFTFPNIKEGSIIEYTFTTSDPGSYRIPTWYYQGNYPRLWSEYEVTIPALLDFAFVKQGYHPYCIDTAMVSYGSLYISDVGETAGPSQTYTWRGNVVKSIWAMENVPALKKEAYITTLRNYIAKIEFQLSTIRYPDVPPKKILRNWMDMADEMLKHESFGAGLSDRNGWLDAELKAVVDENLSSLENAKRIYRYVRDNYTCTDHSAVYRSQSLKKTFQTKKGNVADLNLLLTTIYINKGYDAHPVLLSTRDNGRAMETYPIISKFNYVLSRVLVDTVFFNLDATYNLGFGKLSGECYNGSGRVIDKMPILIDLSPDSLREKNSTIVFISKEKNELKGTVTHNMGYFESAGVRSKLRTTKQEEYFKDIKKGFSQDVEVSNGGIDSVSLLEEPLDCHYDIAFDFKDEPIVYFNPLMALAVKKENPFKAAERFYPVEMPYCIDDTYLFTMEIPDGYKVEELPKSTRVHLNETQGKFEYVIAVAGNLVQMRYRLMINKTLFEPDDYQTLREFYTYVIKKQGEQIVFKKVN; encoded by the coding sequence ATGAATACCAGAATTCTGCCGGTGCTCCTGGCGCTGCTTTTTGCAGCAACCGGCTTTGCCCAGAAAAACCGCCCCAAATTCAAATTTGGAGACGTTAAGGCTAGTGATTTCACTCCCACTTATTACAGCGTCGATAGCACTGCCGATGCAGTAGTTTTATTTGAATCAGGATCAACTCAGTTTGTTGGGAACAACAAAGGAGATATCAGCGTCGAATTTACCTGTCATGTCAGAACCAGGTTGCTGAAGAAAAATTCTTTTGACGTGGCTACCGTAGCCTTTAGTCTATACGTCGACGGAAGGTTGCCGCAGCAACTTGAAAAACTGGAGGCTGCCACTTATAACCTGGAAGATGGAAAGGTTGTCGTTACCAAACTCGATAAGGGCAGCATCTTTAAAGAAAAATCTGAAGGATATCAGACAAGTAAATTCACTTTCCCGAATATTAAAGAAGGCTCTATTATAGAATATACCTTCACCACTAGTGATCCGGGCAGCTATCGTATACCCACCTGGTACTACCAGGGTAATTACCCACGTCTGTGGAGCGAGTATGAGGTGACCATTCCTGCTTTACTGGACTTTGCTTTTGTAAAACAAGGGTATCATCCCTACTGTATAGATACCGCTATGGTATCGTATGGATCGTTGTATATCTCCGACGTCGGCGAAACTGCCGGCCCTTCACAAACCTATACCTGGCGCGGCAATGTGGTAAAAAGTATCTGGGCTATGGAAAATGTGCCGGCCCTGAAAAAAGAAGCATACATAACTACGCTGCGTAATTACATAGCTAAGATTGAGTTCCAGTTGTCTACCATACGTTATCCCGATGTCCCTCCGAAAAAGATCCTGCGTAACTGGATGGATATGGCAGATGAAATGCTGAAACATGAAAGCTTCGGAGCAGGCCTCTCCGATCGTAATGGTTGGTTGGATGCCGAACTCAAAGCTGTTGTTGATGAAAATCTAAGCTCACTCGAAAATGCCAAACGTATTTATCGCTATGTAAGAGATAATTATACCTGTACCGACCATTCCGCAGTATACCGCTCCCAGTCATTGAAGAAGACCTTTCAGACAAAAAAAGGTAATGTCGCAGATCTGAACCTGTTGCTGACAACTATCTATATTAATAAGGGATATGATGCACATCCCGTTTTGCTGAGCACAAGAGATAATGGAAGGGCTATGGAAACTTATCCTATCATATCTAAGTTCAACTACGTATTGTCACGTGTACTGGTAGATACTGTCTTTTTTAACCTCGATGCAACATATAACCTGGGATTTGGTAAGTTATCCGGCGAATGTTATAATGGCTCTGGCCGTGTAATCGACAAAATGCCGATATTGATCGATCTGTCTCCCGATTCTCTCCGTGAAAAGAATAGCACGATCGTATTTATATCTAAGGAAAAGAATGAGTTAAAAGGAACTGTTACCCATAATATGGGCTATTTTGAATCTGCTGGGGTGCGTAGCAAGTTAAGAACAACCAAACAGGAAGAATATTTTAAGGATATTAAAAAAGGTTTTTCCCAGGATGTGGAAGTTTCTAATGGTGGAATAGACTCCGTTTCCTTACTGGAAGAGCCGCTTGATTGCCATTACGATATTGCATTCGATTTTAAAGACGAACCTATCGTGTATTTCAATCCATTGATGGCATTGGCAGTGAAGAAAGAGAACCCCTTTAAAGCCGCAGAACGCTTTTATCCCGTAGAAATGCCCTATTGTATCGATGATACTTATTTGTTTACCATGGAAATTCCAGACGGGTATAAAGTGGAAGAGTTGCCTAAATCTACTCGGGTACACCTGAATGAAACCCAGGGGAAATTTGAATACGTGATAGCGGTAGCCGGAAACCTTGTTCAGATGCGCTATCGTTTAATGATAAATAAAACGCTTTTTGAACCGGACGATTATCAGACGTTACGGGAGTTCTATACCTATGTGATTAAGAAACAGGGAGAACAAATTGTCTTTAAAAAAGTGAATTAA
- a CDS encoding DUF4434 domain-containing protein: MKITGTFLDEISHDIPHQNWGRTEWKKDFEHMKAVGIDTVILIRSGYRRFLTYPSAYLVKEHQCYTPPVDLVSMFLELADELEMQFYFGLYDSGKYWDTGDMQHEIDCNRYVIEEVWQRYGHHKSFKGWYLSMEISRNTKNAVHAFRTLGMQCKGVSNGLPCFISPWIDGKKAVMAASGTLTREDAVSLSAHEEEWNEIFAGIQGAVDAVAFQDGHIDYHELDDFFAVNKKLADKYGMQCWTNAESFDRDMPIKFLPIKFEKLRLKLEAARRAGYDKAITFEFSHFMSPQSAYLQAGHLYNRYREYLQELI; encoded by the coding sequence ATGAAGATAACAGGCACTTTTCTGGATGAGATTAGCCACGATATCCCCCACCAGAACTGGGGACGCACCGAATGGAAAAAAGACTTTGAACACATGAAGGCTGTAGGTATCGACACGGTAATACTTATAAGAAGCGGCTACCGGCGTTTCCTTACCTATCCTTCTGCCTACCTGGTTAAGGAACATCAGTGTTATACACCTCCGGTTGACCTGGTGTCTATGTTCCTCGAGCTGGCCGATGAGCTGGAGATGCAGTTTTACTTTGGCTTATACGACAGTGGTAAATACTGGGATACCGGCGATATGCAGCACGAAATAGACTGTAACAGGTATGTTATAGAGGAGGTATGGCAACGTTACGGACATCATAAGAGCTTTAAAGGCTGGTACCTCAGTATGGAGATCAGTCGCAATACGAAAAATGCTGTACACGCTTTCCGGACGCTGGGGATGCAATGTAAAGGCGTAAGTAACGGGCTTCCCTGTTTTATTTCGCCTTGGATCGACGGCAAAAAAGCGGTGATGGCCGCCTCCGGTACACTAACCAGGGAAGACGCAGTTTCACTAAGCGCGCATGAGGAAGAATGGAATGAGATCTTTGCAGGTATCCAGGGCGCAGTAGATGCGGTGGCATTCCAGGATGGACACATTGATTATCACGAACTTGACGACTTTTTCGCTGTCAATAAAAAACTGGCAGATAAATATGGCATGCAGTGCTGGACTAACGCTGAAAGTTTTGATCGCGACATGCCTATCAAGTTCCTCCCCATCAAATTTGAAAAATTACGCCTGAAGCTCGAAGCAGCACGCAGGGCCGGATACGATAAAGCGATCACTTTCGAATTTTCTCATTTTATGAGCCCGCAATCAGCTTACCTGCAGGCCGGACATCTTTACAACCGTTACCGGGAATACTTACAGGAACTGATTTAA
- a CDS encoding sodium:solute symporter family protein produces the protein MNLSTIDILIILAYLVVIIGLGFWISKKASTNIQSYFLGGNSIKWYWLGFSNSSGMFDVSGTAFYVSLLFVYGFKAAWLPWLWPIWNQIFVMVFLAIWIRRSGAITGADWITKRFGEDRGGKLSHMIVIFFAIISVIGFIGYVFVGIGKFAANILPWDLSNSVLTNEQSYAFIIVALTTLYTVKGGMYSVVATEVLQYGILVVSCVLVVTYAVKGVDYQALHQQLPAGWSSFWPEWKLNINWGNNFPQANAKISEDGFVWFGALMMMMIGKGIFASLAGPVPGFDMQRILSARKPGEAAMLSGFTNLVLYIPLFMMVSALTLIGFVYFMPVLRGQQQPDFEVILSQVVSNYLPAGIRGVVLAGLLASFMSAFSAFVNAAPAYLVNDFYKKYLRPNESPRHYVKCSYLTSVSIILIGCVFGLFAHSLSSLTLWISSALYGGYAAANVLKWIWWRFNGYGYFAGMLAGLIAATFVPGFMHWLSAVYFTSYASLFGSGIGTLISFFIILVISMSASIIGCLLTPAPDRQVLESFYANTRPWGFWKPVLQWVQKVNPSFEPNRQFKWDMLNVIVGICWQMSMVIMPVFFVFGYMAKGFSALAVCVTCMIILKFTWFDRLKITAI, from the coding sequence ATGAATTTATCGACGATAGATATCCTGATCATTTTAGCCTACCTGGTTGTTATTATAGGGCTGGGTTTCTGGATCTCTAAAAAGGCTTCCACTAATATCCAGTCTTATTTCCTGGGTGGTAATAGTATTAAATGGTATTGGCTGGGCTTCAGTAACAGCAGCGGTATGTTCGATGTAAGCGGTACGGCGTTTTATGTATCGCTTTTATTCGTATATGGATTTAAGGCTGCATGGCTGCCCTGGTTGTGGCCTATCTGGAACCAGATCTTCGTGATGGTATTTCTCGCTATCTGGATCAGGCGAAGCGGCGCCATTACGGGAGCCGACTGGATCACGAAAAGATTTGGAGAAGATAGAGGCGGTAAGCTGTCGCATATGATCGTGATCTTCTTTGCCATTATAAGCGTTATCGGTTTCATCGGTTATGTATTTGTAGGTATTGGCAAGTTCGCCGCCAACATTTTGCCATGGGATCTTAGTAATAGCGTGCTTACCAATGAGCAGTCTTATGCTTTTATTATTGTAGCGCTAACAACCTTGTACACGGTGAAAGGAGGTATGTACAGCGTGGTGGCCACGGAAGTATTACAGTATGGTATACTGGTAGTAAGCTGTGTGCTGGTGGTGACTTATGCCGTGAAAGGCGTGGATTACCAGGCGCTGCACCAGCAGTTGCCCGCAGGATGGTCTTCCTTCTGGCCTGAATGGAAATTGAATATCAATTGGGGTAATAACTTTCCGCAGGCAAACGCTAAAATCTCTGAAGATGGCTTTGTGTGGTTTGGTGCTTTAATGATGATGATGATAGGCAAAGGTATCTTTGCGAGCCTGGCAGGTCCGGTTCCGGGTTTCGATATGCAGCGTATCTTAAGCGCGCGCAAACCCGGCGAAGCTGCCATGCTTTCAGGCTTTACCAACCTGGTGTTATACATTCCACTGTTTATGATGGTGAGTGCCTTAACGCTTATTGGTTTTGTATATTTTATGCCGGTACTAAGAGGACAGCAGCAACCCGATTTTGAAGTGATCCTTAGCCAGGTGGTGAGCAATTACCTGCCGGCAGGCATCAGGGGCGTAGTACTTGCCGGCTTGCTGGCATCGTTCATGAGCGCCTTTTCTGCATTCGTAAATGCTGCTCCTGCTTATCTGGTGAACGATTTCTATAAAAAATACCTGCGGCCAAACGAGTCGCCACGGCATTATGTAAAGTGTAGTTATCTTACTTCTGTAAGCATCATATTAATAGGTTGTGTTTTTGGATTGTTTGCACATTCACTTAGTTCATTAACCTTGTGGATCTCCTCGGCATTATATGGCGGATATGCAGCGGCAAACGTGTTGAAGTGGATCTGGTGGCGATTTAATGGTTATGGATATTTTGCAGGTATGCTGGCGGGCCTTATTGCAGCCACCTTTGTGCCCGGCTTTATGCATTGGCTCAGTGCCGTTTACTTCACTTCTTATGCTTCCTTGTTCGGAAGCGGTATCGGTACGCTTATTTCATTCTTTATAATATTGGTAATATCAATGAGTGCCAGCATCATCGGTTGCCTGCTCACACCGGCTCCCGACAGGCAGGTGCTGGAAAGCTTCTACGCAAATACACGCCCCTGGGGCTTCTGGAAACCCGTGCTGCAATGGGTACAGAAAGTAAACCCGTCTTTTGAGCCTAACCGGCAGTTTAAATGGGATATGCTGAATGTAATAGTTGGTATCTGCTGGCAAATGAGTATGGTCATCATGCCCGTGTTCTTTGTATTCGGGTATATGGCTAAAGGCTTTTCTGCCTTGGCAGTATGCGTAACCTGTATGATAATCCTTAAGTTCACCTGGTTCGATCGTTTAAAAATTACAGCGATATGA
- a CDS encoding amino acid permease, with product MSLFAKKSLQSLLAQAGDSEKGLKRTLSASSLVALGIGAIIGAGLFVRTAAAAAQNAGPSVTLGFIVAAIGCALAGLCYAELSSSIPIAGSAYTYSYATMGELIAWIIGWDLILEYAVGAATVGIAWSEYLNNLLVNVLHWKAIPYEWCHSPFEHNIAGVHGIINIPALFIVTALTLLLIRGTQESALVNGIIVVTKVAIVILIIVIGWQFINPANHTPYIPPAGTYTDHQGISHSFGGIMGILGSAGVVFFAFIGFDAVSTAAQEAKNPKRDMPIGILGSLAVCTVLYILFAHVLTGVATTEDFRTSGKEASVAFAINKYMHGYAWLEQLVTIAILAGFSSVILVMLLGQSRVFYSMSKDGLLPRTFSAIHPKYKTPYKASLFVLILVGIFAAFVPGDVVGDMSSIGTLFAFMLVCAAVIVLRKTDPGLKREFKTPFVPVLPIIGIIVCGAMIFGLGWTNWLRLIGWLALGFIVYFGYSKKNSTVQKELRGEKADA from the coding sequence ATGAGTCTATTTGCTAAGAAATCACTTCAATCTTTACTTGCTCAAGCAGGAGATTCGGAGAAAGGTTTAAAGCGCACCCTTTCGGCCAGTTCCCTGGTAGCTTTAGGGATCGGCGCAATTATCGGAGCAGGTCTTTTTGTAAGAACAGCAGCTGCCGCCGCGCAGAATGCGGGTCCTTCGGTTACTTTAGGTTTTATTGTTGCAGCCATTGGCTGCGCCCTTGCGGGTTTGTGTTATGCCGAATTATCATCATCTATTCCCATTGCCGGCAGCGCCTATACTTACAGCTATGCCACCATGGGTGAGCTGATAGCCTGGATCATTGGCTGGGATCTTATTCTTGAATACGCTGTAGGCGCCGCCACCGTTGGCATTGCCTGGAGTGAATACCTAAATAATTTACTTGTAAATGTGTTGCACTGGAAGGCGATACCTTATGAATGGTGTCATTCTCCCTTTGAACATAATATAGCAGGCGTTCATGGTATTATCAACATACCTGCGTTGTTCATTGTAACTGCGCTTACCTTATTACTGATAAGGGGTACGCAGGAATCGGCGCTGGTAAACGGGATTATCGTTGTTACCAAAGTTGCGATCGTAATACTCATTATTGTAATAGGCTGGCAATTCATCAACCCTGCCAACCATACGCCTTACATACCTCCTGCCGGCACTTATACAGATCACCAGGGTATTTCACATAGCTTCGGTGGCATTATGGGGATCCTTGGATCGGCGGGTGTCGTCTTCTTTGCGTTCATAGGCTTCGATGCGGTAAGTACGGCTGCACAGGAAGCCAAAAATCCGAAGAGAGATATGCCTATAGGTATTCTTGGTTCTCTTGCTGTTTGCACTGTATTATATATTCTGTTTGCGCATGTATTAACAGGCGTAGCTACTACCGAAGATTTCAGAACCAGTGGTAAAGAAGCCTCTGTAGCTTTTGCTATCAACAAATACATGCATGGTTATGCGTGGCTGGAGCAACTGGTAACTATCGCCATTCTTGCAGGGTTTTCTTCCGTAATACTGGTAATGCTGCTTGGTCAATCGAGGGTGTTCTATTCCATGAGTAAAGACGGCTTACTGCCCAGGACCTTCAGCGCCATTCACCCCAAATATAAAACGCCGTATAAAGCCAGCCTTTTTGTATTGATACTGGTAGGCATTTTCGCAGCATTTGTACCAGGCGATGTAGTAGGTGATATGAGTTCGATAGGAACCCTGTTTGCGTTTATGCTGGTTTGCGCGGCCGTTATTGTTTTACGAAAAACAGACCCCGGGTTAAAAAGGGAATTCAAGACGCCATTTGTACCCGTGCTTCCTATTATAGGCATTATTGTGTGTGGCGCTATGATCTTTGGGTTGGGCTGGACCAACTGGCTTCGTCTCATTGGCTGGCTGGCATTAGGTTTCATTGTTTATTTCGGGTATAGCAAGAAAAACAGTACGGTTCAAAAAGAGCTGCGCGGCGAAAAAGCCGACGCCTGA
- a CDS encoding DUF3857 domain-containing protein: MVSRILYTGLLLIFLVVVQNAYAQDYNVSLIPDSIKENAHIVKRFEEKRVVIKGTDKAIVYSKYAYTILDEEGYYYAHYIHEYSKFKGLSDITGKLFDASGHLLRSVKKKDIRDFAYDDDGTLATDARYKSHDFNYHQYPFTVEYEDEVAYNGIYVLPQWQPVREGNIGVQLSRLVIEADTSYQLRYKQSNYPGNPIITTAKNRTYVWEVKNLMPLIPEPYQLPWEEVTPVVYLAPSVFEYSGYAGNMSNWQELGKFYLKLNQGRDVLPDQVKKEVHALADGITDNKEKIRVLYQYMQRNTRYISIQLGIGGLQPFDASYVAAKKYGDCKALSNYMTSLLKEAGIRSHYVLVNSGKGQQGLIEDFPNDYFDHIIVCVPNGKDSVWLECTNQNIPAGFMGSFTGNRQVLLITEDGGKVAWTPRYSVAENEQRRKVNALVDEEGNLLADITTVFTGIQQEEAFGLIHNATKEQRDRHLNSAFSLPTYKVENVQYSEKMQSLPEVTEILHISSTGYASVSGKRLFVSPNMLSRSGSRLSTEKPRKFDIRFSYGFRDIDTVSIKIPAGYKPEAVPKNVTLSNKFGSYAIAYKVEGNNITVFRKYEIVPDRYPASDFNMLSEFFAAIYKADRNRIVFVKE, translated from the coding sequence ATGGTAAGCAGAATTTTATACACTGGTTTGCTGCTCATCTTTTTGGTAGTAGTGCAGAACGCGTACGCACAGGATTATAATGTAAGCCTGATCCCGGATTCCATAAAAGAGAACGCTCATATCGTGAAACGTTTCGAAGAGAAACGGGTAGTGATAAAAGGAACTGATAAGGCGATAGTCTATAGCAAATACGCGTATACGATTTTAGACGAAGAAGGCTATTACTATGCACATTACATACACGAATACAGTAAGTTTAAAGGGCTGAGCGATATAACAGGAAAACTGTTCGATGCCTCCGGCCATTTATTGCGTTCCGTGAAGAAAAAGGATATCCGCGATTTTGCTTATGACGACGATGGCACACTGGCAACGGATGCACGTTACAAAAGCCACGATTTTAATTATCATCAATACCCGTTTACGGTAGAATATGAAGATGAGGTTGCTTACAATGGTATTTATGTGTTACCTCAATGGCAGCCTGTAAGGGAAGGAAATATAGGAGTGCAGTTGTCAAGGCTTGTTATAGAAGCCGATACTTCTTATCAGTTGCGCTATAAACAAAGTAACTATCCTGGCAATCCCATTATTACTACCGCTAAAAACCGTACATATGTATGGGAAGTGAAAAACCTCATGCCATTAATTCCTGAACCCTACCAGTTGCCCTGGGAAGAAGTAACCCCGGTTGTTTATCTGGCACCCTCTGTATTTGAATACAGTGGTTATGCTGGCAACATGAGTAACTGGCAGGAACTCGGTAAGTTTTATCTTAAACTAAACCAGGGACGCGATGTTTTGCCTGATCAGGTAAAGAAAGAGGTGCATGCTTTAGCAGACGGCATCACCGACAATAAGGAAAAGATCCGGGTATTGTATCAATACATGCAGCGGAATACAAGGTATATCAGTATTCAATTGGGGATTGGCGGCCTGCAACCTTTTGACGCCAGCTATGTGGCTGCAAAAAAATACGGCGATTGTAAAGCTTTGTCTAATTATATGACCAGCCTGCTGAAGGAGGCAGGTATCCGTTCTCACTATGTGCTCGTAAATTCCGGTAAAGGACAACAGGGATTGATTGAAGATTTTCCTAATGATTATTTTGATCATATCATCGTATGCGTGCCCAATGGCAAAGACAGCGTTTGGCTGGAATGCACCAACCAGAACATTCCTGCCGGCTTTATGGGTAGTTTTACCGGTAACAGGCAGGTATTGCTTATTACGGAAGACGGAGGTAAAGTAGCCTGGACACCCCGTTATTCCGTGGCGGAAAATGAGCAGCGCAGAAAGGTAAATGCATTGGTGGATGAGGAAGGCAACCTGCTGGCCGATATAACAACTGTTTTTACTGGTATTCAGCAGGAAGAAGCATTTGGCCTTATTCATAATGCTACTAAAGAACAAAGAGACCGTCACCTCAATAGCGCATTTAGCTTGCCTACCTATAAAGTAGAGAACGTACAATACTCCGAAAAAATGCAGTCGTTACCCGAGGTTACCGAAATCCTTCATATCAGCTCCACAGGTTATGCCAGCGTTTCCGGTAAAAGACTCTTTGTATCGCCTAACATGCTTAGCAGATCAGGCTCCAGGCTATCGACAGAAAAACCAAGGAAATTTGATATCAGGTTCTCTTACGGGTTCCGTGATATAGATACTGTTTCCATTAAGATCCCGGCAGGTTACAAACCTGAAGCAGTGCCAAAGAACGTTACCTTGTCTAATAAGTTTGGTAGTTATGCCATTGCTTATAAGGTAGAAGGCAATAATATTACCGTATTCCGTAAATACGAGATAGTGCCGGACCGTTATCCTGCCAGTGATTTCAATATGCTGTCAGAATTTTTTGCTGCTATTTATAAAGCAGACAGGAACCGGATTGTTTTCGTTAAAGAATAA